From a single bacterium HR11 genomic region:
- the glmM gene encoding Phosphoglucosamine mutase translates to MPVWFGTDGLRGTSFQFPVAEAPFRAIGFFWGQILREQQGRDVDVLVARDTRSSGAPLARALMEGLSAAGCRCLDVGVFPTPATIWLAADRGCFAAIVTASHNLYPDNGLKLVGPDGKKVPVEVEDYLEGRLRAYVPPPDVLNVRSYGEEAARRYQAYVTRAFPQVARPDVRKPPLYLDLAHGAAYALYPRILRALGWSVYPIHDRPDGTNINDRAGAVYPEALLAHMRTSALPDSLGFAYDGDADRAILVWPEHGVLDGHHLLAVLALYAQEQGWRPTRPAVVSTVMANQALEAFLAERGIELIRTPVGDKYVLQAIEENGLLLGAEPSGHLICRSLSPTGDGLLTTLLYLTAWLERPDLVREVLASYRPYPQVLRNVPVARKVPLEQVPGLQEAIARARDRLSGQGRIFVRYSGTEPVLRILVEAPAEGLAVEVADDLARLAGQVLESSGGGSSS, encoded by the coding sequence ATGCCGGTCTGGTTCGGGACAGACGGACTCCGGGGGACGAGCTTTCAGTTTCCCGTCGCCGAGGCGCCCTTTCGGGCGATCGGCTTTTTCTGGGGCCAAATTTTGCGTGAACAGCAAGGTCGGGACGTGGACGTCCTCGTCGCCCGGGACACCCGTTCGAGCGGCGCTCCCTTAGCCCGGGCCTTGATGGAGGGCCTGTCGGCGGCCGGTTGCCGGTGCTTGGACGTCGGCGTCTTCCCGACGCCGGCGACGATCTGGCTGGCGGCCGACCGGGGCTGTTTTGCGGCCATCGTCACGGCGTCCCACAACCTGTACCCCGACAACGGTCTCAAGCTGGTCGGTCCGGACGGAAAGAAGGTCCCCGTCGAGGTGGAAGACTATTTGGAAGGCCGTCTTCGGGCGTACGTCCCCCCGCCGGACGTCCTGAACGTCCGGTCCTACGGAGAGGAAGCGGCCCGACGCTATCAGGCCTATGTGACTCGGGCCTTCCCGCAGGTCGCCCGGCCGGACGTGCGGAAACCCCCGCTCTACTTGGACCTGGCCCACGGGGCCGCCTATGCCCTCTATCCTCGCATCCTCCGGGCTCTGGGCTGGTCCGTGTACCCTATCCACGACCGACCGGACGGGACGAACATCAACGACCGGGCCGGTGCCGTCTATCCGGAGGCCCTCCTGGCGCATATGCGGACCTCGGCCCTGCCGGACAGCCTGGGGTTCGCGTACGACGGCGACGCCGACCGGGCGATCCTGGTCTGGCCCGAGCATGGGGTCCTCGACGGTCATCACCTCCTGGCCGTGCTGGCCCTGTACGCCCAAGAGCAGGGCTGGCGTCCGACCCGACCGGCCGTCGTCTCGACCGTCATGGCGAACCAGGCCCTGGAGGCCTTCCTGGCCGAGCGGGGCATCGAGCTCATCCGGACCCCCGTCGGGGACAAGTACGTCTTGCAGGCCATTGAGGAGAACGGCTTACTCCTGGGCGCCGAACCCTCCGGGCACCTCATCTGCCGGTCGTTGTCCCCGACGGGCGACGGCCTCCTGACGACACTCCTGTACCTGACGGCCTGGCTCGAACGGCCGGACCTCGTCCGAGAGGTCCTGGCTTCGTACCGGCCCTACCCCCAGGTCTTGCGCAATGTCCCCGTGGCTCGTAAGGTCCCCCTCGAGCAGGTGCCGGGCCTTCAAGAAGCCATCGCTCGAGCCCGGGACCGGCTGAGCGGCCAGGGCCGGATTTTCGTCCGCTATTCAGGCACGGAGCCGGTCCTGCGGATCCTCGTCGAAGCGCCGGCCGAGGGCCTGGCCGTCGAGGTCGCCGACG